TGGAGTGTCGCTATGTCTGAAGGCAGAGTTGTTAGCCCGGAGGAAGTGAAAGAAGAAGATCGAAAGATCAGAAGGCTTCAGTGGCTGGTTCGCTTTGCCCTGGCCTATATTGCCCAGGCCAACATCACCCTGGAGGAGTGTCAGAGAACCGTTGCAGGCGTGAAAAGATACGCCATGGAGTTGTTTCCGGGAAAAGAGGAAACCTTTGATTTGATTTATCTTCCGAGGTTCAGGCGCGTTATCGCGGAAAAATTTCGGCTGGATTGAGGCAAAATGAAGAACTCGGCCCACAGATTGAAAAACCTTGCTCTTTATCTGGCCTCCAGATACGGCCTTCCGGAGTTTTACTCAAAATTTTCTCATCATCATGCCAAGGCAAGACATTTGTATTTCAACGATCCTCTTGTGCAAATGGTGCGGGAGCACATCGAACCGGAGCTTGAATCAATAGACTGCCTGGGGCATGGCATATCCCACAGCCGAAAGGTGGGTTGGGATTGTGCTACCCTTCTGTCTGTTGAGCTGACGGGTATCTCCATGCCTCAGGAGAAAATAAATCGTATGATGATCCTCGGCCTTCTTGCGGGCCTTTTCCACGACATATGCCGCCTTGAAGAAAATCATGCCGAACGGGGGGCTCAGAGGGCTGCTGAAGAACTCAGATCCTTTCCCCTATCGAACGAAGAGATTTCGGCCATCTGCCGTGCAATAAGAAACCATGAGGCCTTTATCAGGCCTGTACCCTGTATTGATCCCGCTTCCCAGCTCCTCAGTGACTGTCTGTACGATGCGGACAAATTCCGCTGGGGTTGTGACACCTTTACTCACACACTCTGGTGTATTGTAGAATACAGAAATATGAGCATTGAGGAGCTAGTAGATCGTTTTCCCTGGGGAATTCAGGGAATTGAGCGTATTCGCCAGACCTTCAGGACCACAACCGGAAAGTCCTTTGGCCCTGAAATCATCGATCAGGGGCTCGAATTGGGACGGCAAATCTACCGCTACCTTTTGGACGAAGTGGGAGGCGAAAAATGAACGACACCCTGACGGCCGTGTTGGGCCTTAAGGTCGGTCACGCTCACGTAGAGGGATTTCTCTCAGGGTGCACCGTGATACTCACCCCTCCCGAAGGTTGTCCTGCCGGCGTAGACATCCGGGGAGGTGCTCCCGGCACATACGGGACCGATTCTCTGGCTCCTGTGAATCTCGTGGAAAGGGTTCACGGGATATTCCTGAGCGGGGGGAGCGCCTTTGGCCTTGCCGTAGGAGATGGAGTCAGAAGGTTTCTAAAGGAAAACAATGTCGGCTTTGAGACCGGTTACGAGAAGGTGCCTATAGTCTGTGGAGCAATAATCTTTGACCTCGGTATAAACAAAGGCGGCAAAAAGCCCGATTCGGACCTCGGCTATGAAGCCTGCAGATGTGCCAGCTCCGAACCGGTCTTATGCGGAAACGTTGGAGCCGGTGCAGGAGCCACCGTGGGGAAACTCTTCGGGCTTGAAAGGGCCATGAAAGGAGGACTTGGAAGTTATTGCATCACCACTCCCTACGGGTTGAAGGTCGCAGCCCTCATGGTTGTAAATGCTTTCGGAGACATATGGGATCCCCGGGAAGGACGACTGCTTGCAGGATGTCGCAAGAGCCCCGACAGCAGAGAGCTTGCCGATGCCCGTGAATGCATCAGAGGCTTAAAAGTGTTGCGGGGCTTTCCTGATGGTAATAATACGGTCATAGGCGTGGTGGCAACGAATGCCGAAATGAACAAAACTCAACTGACCAAGGTTGCCCAGATGGCTCACGATGGCATAGCCCGAACCGTTGTTCCGGCTCATACTCAATACGACGGTGATACGATATTTGCCATTAGCTGTGGAGACCTGAAGGGTGTTGAGACTTCTGTGGTTGGACACCTGGCGGCCGATGCGGTATCCGAAGCCATAGTAAGAGCCGTCAGGAGTGCCGTTGGAGTAAAAGGGATTCCCGCCTGGAAGGAGATTCAGGCATAGATTGACAGAGTCGTCTGGCCGTCCGAGGAACCGGAAAACCGATAACCGGTGTAGGCATCCTGAGCCTTTCTTGAAAGAAGCTCCTGCCTTGCCTGCTGAATTTCCATATCAGCCCTTGCCGCAATGAGCCTGTCCTGCGCCGAAGGTTGAGCCGGGGCGAGGGCTGCCCGTTTTATGACCTGCATCTTTTCGATGGTGGCCTCGGGGTCGTTTGGAACGGGGCTAACATCAAGAGATACCTCCCCGCCTACGGCATACAGCTTTCCGTCAGGCCCTCTTTCATATTCAAAACGAGCAGCTCCGCGAACGTATCGACCCCCTGCCGCTATGTGAGCCTGCTCATGAGTCCTGACCTCACGGTCACGCTGCTTCAACTTCTGAATTTTTTTGATTTCTTCTTCCGAGAGGCCCTGAACGCTTTTGTTACGGAACGGTGCGGCCTGAGACTGATCCACAGGATAGCTTTCTTGTGTTCTGTTCACGGCCTGAATCATATTCCGCTCCGTAGAACTGACAGAGCAATCCACAAATAATAATACTTAACCGACGGGGACTCATCAAGTACCAATGCCCCCCGGTGATAATTTCCACCCCTCCGATTGGATTCACAGGGTTTGACGAAGACTTAATAAACCGGCGGTACTCGTCCCAAAAGGTGCATGTTAGCTAAGGCGAATACATGCGTTGACCCTCGGGAACCCACCATTCCAGAGGGTTCAGCCCCATCGGATAGACGTAAACGTCCTGAAATCTTTTGTGCACGGCTACCAGGGCTTTCATCGTGAAAAGAAAGGTATAAGGCTGCTCTTCGTGCAGGATCTCGTGGAATCGGTGATAAAGCCTTCGGCGTCTTTCTGGGTCAAACTCTCTTCGGGCTTTTTCTATGATAAGGTCGGCTTCATCGTTACGAAAGCCCACAAAGTTGGAGCCCTGTTCGGCCTGAGAAGAGTGCCAGACCTGGTAGGGATCCGATTCCCATCCAAGACTCCACCCCAGAGTGCAGGCATCGAAATCTCGAGACTGAATCTTCTGTATGAAGACCGCCCACTCCAGCCGCCTTATGTGCATCTCAATACCGACCTCTTTCAGGCTTTCCTGCATTATTGTTGCCAGTTGCTCTGCGAACCTTGACCCCGCCGATATAAGAAACTCGAAGGAAAAGGGGATTCCATTTTTGTCTCTTATTCCGTCTCCGTCGTGGTCCGTCCATCCTGCCTCTTCGAGAAGTTTCACCGCCTTTTGAGGATCGTAGGGGTACGGGTGGATGTCTTTATTGTAGTCGGGGCTGTTGACGTAAAAGGGGCCCGTGACGATCGTTCCCAATCCGAAAAGAAGCTTTTCCAGTATGGTTTTTCGATCTATTAGCATCGTCATGGCCTGTCGGACGCGTTTGTCTTCAAACCAGGGTTTTCTGAGGTTCCATCCGATATAGCTGTATTGAGGTAGATAGTAGCTCAATTTCCGATAGTTTCTGTTGAAGCGCTTTCCTCTTGTCTGGAAAAGCCACTGTATTGGTTGAAGCCCCATTAGATCAAGACCCTGCTGTTTCAAAACCTGTAAGGCTACCGTGGAATCCGTTATTACCTTGAACACAATTTTTCTGAGATAGGGTCTGGTACCCCAGTACTCTTCGTTACGGGTCAGGACAATTTCCTTACCGGTTTCCCACTTTTCAAACCTGTAGGGACCGGTCCCGATAGGTCGCCTTCCGATCGGATGACTGTTGAAGTCGCCGGCTTCCCTGAAGACATGGGCCGGCACAATGGGTATTCCTCCGCAAAATTCTAGAGCGCGAAAATAAGGTTTTTTATATTGGAAACGGACGGTGTAATCGTCTATAGCATCAACCCTGGCAATGTCCTGGTAATAGTTTCTAAGGTGGGCTGCGTCCACGGTAGGATCCATTATGCGTTCATAACTGAACAACACATCGCGGGCAGTGAAGGGATGACCGTCATGCCATCTAACATCTTTTCTGAGAAAAAATGTGTATGTCAGATGATCTTCTGAAACTTCCCACCTTTCGGCAAGTACCGGAACCAGTTTCATCGTTTTTTCGTCACGTTTAAGAAGAGACTCGTAGATGTATTCGTTTATTCTCGATGCATAAACATCCGTTGCGGTTATGGGATTTAAAGTGGACGGTTCGGCGCCGAGATGAACAACCAGCCAGTCCCCCTCCCTTTCTTCCCACAAAGCCCCCGAAGCTCCCAGTGAGGTCGTGGAGAGAACAAAAAGTAACGCCGCGTTAAGGCAGGTCCTGCTCAGGTTGCTTTTTTCTTTTCTTTTCCTCCGGTACCGAGAAAAGATCTGGACAAGCACCAGGAATACGACAAATAATGCCCCCAGAACCAGGGTTATTGCGTTTAAGTATTCTTCAATCCACTTTCCGATGGGCGCTCCGAAGAAATAAAAAAGTAATCCGATTAGAAAGAACCTTGCTCCCCGACCGACCGTTGACGCCAGTACAAACCTGGGGATGTTCAATACGAAAGCCCCCGCGCTGATCGTAAAA
This is a stretch of genomic DNA from Thermodesulforhabdus norvegica. It encodes these proteins:
- a CDS encoding putative metalloprotease CJM1_0395 family protein, which translates into the protein MIQAVNRTQESYPVDQSQAAPFRNKSVQGLSEEEIKKIQKLKQRDREVRTHEQAHIAAGGRYVRGAARFEYERGPDGKLYAVGGEVSLDVSPVPNDPEATIEKMQVIKRAALAPAQPSAQDRLIAARADMEIQQARQELLSRKAQDAYTGYRFSGSSDGQTTLSIYA
- a CDS encoding ABC transporter substrate-binding protein, whose amino-acid sequence is MIPFIHEIWQWVISWSATPYAEYVLFLVAFAESSFFPIPPDVLLITMGMARPEKALFFSCLCTVGSVLGGMAGYAIGRFGGRPLLIKLVSRPRIDKVEGAYNRYDVWAVGLAAFTPIPYKVFTISAGAFVLNIPRFVLASTVGRGARFFLIGLLFYFFGAPIGKWIEEYLNAITLVLGALFVVFLVLVQIFSRYRRKRKEKSNLSRTCLNAALLFVLSTTSLGASGALWEEREGDWLVVHLGAEPSTLNPITATDVYASRINEYIYESLLKRDEKTMKLVPVLAERWEVSEDHLTYTFFLRKDVRWHDGHPFTARDVLFSYERIMDPTVDAAHLRNYYQDIARVDAIDDYTVRFQYKKPYFRALEFCGGIPIVPAHVFREAGDFNSHPIGRRPIGTGPYRFEKWETGKEIVLTRNEEYWGTRPYLRKIVFKVITDSTVALQVLKQQGLDLMGLQPIQWLFQTRGKRFNRNYRKLSYYLPQYSYIGWNLRKPWFEDKRVRQAMTMLIDRKTILEKLLFGLGTIVTGPFYVNSPDYNKDIHPYPYDPQKAVKLLEEAGWTDHDGDGIRDKNGIPFSFEFLISAGSRFAEQLATIMQESLKEVGIEMHIRRLEWAVFIQKIQSRDFDACTLGWSLGWESDPYQVWHSSQAEQGSNFVGFRNDEADLIIEKARREFDPERRRRLYHRFHEILHEEQPYTFLFTMKALVAVHKRFQDVYVYPMGLNPLEWWVPEGQRMYSP
- a CDS encoding P1 family peptidase; amino-acid sequence: MNDTLTAVLGLKVGHAHVEGFLSGCTVILTPPEGCPAGVDIRGGAPGTYGTDSLAPVNLVERVHGIFLSGGSAFGLAVGDGVRRFLKENNVGFETGYEKVPIVCGAIIFDLGINKGGKKPDSDLGYEACRCASSEPVLCGNVGAGAGATVGKLFGLERAMKGGLGSYCITTPYGLKVAALMVVNAFGDIWDPREGRLLAGCRKSPDSRELADARECIRGLKVLRGFPDGNNTVIGVVATNAEMNKTQLTKVAQMAHDGIARTVVPAHTQYDGDTIFAISCGDLKGVETSVVGHLAADAVSEAIVRAVRSAVGVKGIPAWKEIQA